ATGTATCTGCATCTGCATAAAGCTTAAAGTAGAGGgagatatatttttcaaaacctgaAAGAGGGAAAGAAAACACTAGGGGTAAATCATTTTacttcctataaaatactaTAACTTTTTGACAGGACGGCTCACAGTGGGGCACCGTGTATGGGAAAGCGGACAAAACTCTATAAAACCTGAAGTAATGAAccgaatttgatgaaattttcagGAATGATAGAgaatagcaagacaaatctgAGCAAACAAATTCCGCCCATTTCCACGCCCACTAAAAGAGAAAATATCTATTTTCTTAGtacatatatgaaaacaaagatttatttaccaaatttaacGTATGTTtattacgaataaaataataaatagcgaaaaaagcattttaaaagcattgtaaattactaaaaattcagttttaataTGCTTGAAAGTGAATGGTTCTGtgtaaaacaaatgttaaggtttattttgtttgcaattcctAGGATAACATATTGCATTTATAATGATATAGATAGTTGGTGTTTTCAAAGTTTATcgtttgatttattataaaataaatttaaataataaatacaaaataaaaaaaatcaagtaaataaaataaaaacaaattcgtttaatCTTAATAAGCTATCTTaccttaaatacatttttttcaaattagttcaaataaacttaatttaatgtgAGTAAATCTATGAAGTTTTAAGGATGGTATTTCTGATGgacatttatttcttaaatcccTGGTACCATTAAAACTTGTTCAACGAGAAAATGAAGAacgaatttggaaaaatattcgaCCATTTTTAACGCACCAGCTCTTCAATTTTCCTTTTCGGAAGAAACTCCGGAAGAAgttagaaaaaacaaagatcATGTAGAAGCTGAAATTCTGAATCGTTGAGAAATTGAAATTCAGTGTAATGCAACTTATCATACAATACCATACCCCATTGACTGcggaaataaaaaaggaaatcgtttagagaaaaattggaaaatacgTATTGACATTGTCTAACAAAGAACTGGGACTGCAAACTCTTGAAAATAACCAAAATAGATAAAAGCTAATGGCTTATGATAAAAATACCggttttaatttgacattttaaagtttctacatattagccgtgttttattattttcaaaagagaGCTTTCTTTATAACCAAAAATTAGTTCGTATTCTGGTCCATGCATAAATAGCTTAAGGGGTAGTTAAGAGAAAGAgaccaaatgcaaaataattgCAAGCTAAATAAAAAGGGAtgtaatatataaatacaaaactctgTTTACCACATTGTCTTATTTTTTAACGATTATCTATATCATATTGTTAGTACCATAAAACAATATTACGAGACActttcaatttcagaaaattgGAGTACTTTCTACGAAACTTGTTGATATAATTCTGTTAATTCAGTGTTGGATTAATTAAGGGTTTTTTCACATAAGCGTCTTTTTACATTATAAGATCGTCAGAACTGGTTAAAAGGCATAAACATAAAATTCCATAAtgtaaattattaattcattgttattttttatatgacttTCCAACGTAAAATTGCTCTAAAAACCGCATCCGGATGAGATTTTTACTGCAAAATGTTGCTGGGACCCTACTATTGAGAATAGTTATCCAACAAAGGAAGAGTGTTTCTTCGTCAAAAAATAcctaatctaattttttttttttttaaataacatacggtaatatttttctatttatttcaatCAAGTTAgtagaaaaaatagttttaaaatttcacaataTACTGATCATTTAAGAAatactaatattttataatttttcacgaTATTTTTGAACTTTGAGCGAAAATCTACTgtgctataatttttttctttggaaaatggTTTTCATTTTCTGATTCTACAACCACTACactttctgtttaaaaaaaatcctattttctgaaaaataggTTTTGTCCGCATTTTCCCCACAGTGCGGCGGCGTTGCCGCAAACCTAAACGAAAgtgtaatgaaataaataaaaaaaaaatcttaaaagaagAGCAGAAACTGTCAAcctgtcattttcattttttaatgacatttttaaaatttaatgagtcaAAAACgggcatttagttttaaaaggggtttaaaagcttgtttactttaaaaacgcttggtgaaaccaaaatatcccattttacagtttaaaatcttgttaaatgtttaaaagttgtttatgaaattgggcataagagaattaataaataatttcggACATCGAAAGAAAACATTGTAAATTAGTTACACAGTGTTATTCAATAGTCCTTAAATGAGAGTTAAAACGtgttttgaattctttattttgcaaaaacgcatttaaataaataaaatatagcaattccttgcaagaacctcacaattaaaatgaaatttaaatgatattCTTGAAAAAGGTGTAACAAAACCTACGCAAATAACATTTTATCGACATTTTAAAGCAATGAAAAAATGTAATGCCTTTTGACAATTGCAACATTGTGGCAACACTGATGCAGACGACAAGATGAACATCTTCACTATAATATTCATCCGATATTACATCACATCacgtctctttttttatttaaatacagtgGCCGACAAAAGTCTACGTACGACCACttttttgccattttataaaaacaaaagctttaaaGCTTTGGTGATGTAGCAAAGCTATCAAATTTAAGTATGTTTAAAGTTCAAACCATATTTAGTAACTTTAATAATACTGATAGAGTTGAAAACAAGCCGCGTAGTGGACGCCCAAAAAATCtctattgaagaaaaataagctttatattaaaagaagtcaagaaaaatccaaaagttaATGCCACAATGTTGGCCCAAGACCTCACCACAAGATCGGAAACTATTTTGCATCCACGCACTATTCAAAGAACCTTGAATAAAAACGGTTACCACAGCAGAACTCCTAGAAAAACCATTTAACCCTACACCAAGATAAGCGAACAAAATCGAAAACTTCGTTTGGAATTCGCCCAAAAGCATATTGAAAAGGACATGGACTTCTGGAAGCGAGTTTTGTTCACTGATGAATCGAAGTACGACATATTTGGAAGTGATGGGAGAGAAAAAGTGTgtgcgttgatgtccatccgctcttcatgacctagccatctaagccgttggactttgattctgctaactaggtcagtgtcgctgtacagcccctacagctcgtcgttatatcttctcctccattctccatctatgcgtacgggaccaaaaatcgcccgaagaatttttctctcgaagcatcctaagacgctcttatctttctttgacagggtccaggcctcagcgccataaatgagaaccgggatgatgagtgtcttatagatggtgattttacatgctcgagagaggactttacttctcaattgccttctaagtccaaagaagcaacgatttgcaagagttattcttcgtttgatttcagcgctggtgtcgttatctgcattaatagcggtgcctaggtagacaaagtccttaactacctaaaAATTAAAGGTGTCCATTATGACgctttgtccaagacgtcgtcgttcagtgtccttttttgatgacagcatatacttggtcttgccctcattgaccactaaacccatcttcttcgcttccgtcgcaatgctcaaaaacgctccactgacatcacgatttgatcttccaattatgtcaatatcatcagcgtatccgagtaattggatcgatctttggaagattgtgcctctagtgttgacggttgacttttgcacaattctttccagaacgatgttgaagaagtcgcatgacagtgcatcgccttgtctaaaaccttttttgacatcaaatgcatcggtaagatcttttccgaacttgatagagcagcgtgcattctccatcgtcattctgcacaaacggataagtttgacagggatgccaaaactagacattgctcggtagagctcttccctatagatgctgtcatacgcggctttaaaatcgataaagagatggtgggtatcgatttgaagctcctgggttttttccaagatctgccgtagtgtgaatatttatgatagtggactttcctggtctgaagctacactgataaggaccaatcaggttgttgacgaatggcttcagacgttcacataatacggcagagaggatcttatacgcaatgttaaggagactgatgcctctgtagttggcgcagtttagagggtctcctttcttatgtatcgggcacactatgctgagattccactcatcgggcatgctttcttccgaccaaattttgcagatgagttggtgcatgctccctaccaagtcattgcctgctgctttgaatagttcggcggtgatgccgtcagctccagcagctttgtttgacttaagtttagatatagctatcttcacttcgtcaatgtcgggtaggcggaattgttgatctgcgtcgccgaggttgagtggttctatctcccttacagcggaattcggttcgtcatcgccgttatataatttggagaagtgatctttccatattctcagcatcgactgtggttctactacgatgtttccttgatcgtctttacaggcttcggttcgtggctggtacccttgggaggtttttttttaccttttggtaaaatttacgaacctcattcctgttgtgacatccctctatctcctcgatcgcgcgcttctcatgctctctttttttccgtctaagaagccggtgttcctctctcctcttctgctcgtagagctcgcgagcagctctcgtccttttgtgcagcgccgttttgtatgcctcttgtttcgctgcgtgagcttgccggcattcgtggtcaaaccaggggtttcgctgtggtagccgtgtgaaacctagcacttcagaggcggcatctctgatggctgcaaggcaatgttgccactggttttcaatgcttaatgcaggaagcataggactccttaggaggttattagagactcgatcggaaaaggacatggcagtctcttgcgattgtagccgtctaacgtcgaatcttctcacagttattccttgttttggcttggatcgggatatccgtagccgtaccttggctacaacgaggtagtggtccgagtcaatgttggccgctcggaatgttcggatatcctggatactggagaagtgtcgtgcgtcgatcgcaatgtggtcaatctggttgacggttgattgatcaggagatttccatgtccccttgtggatattaagatgcgtgaactgcgtactagctaccagaacgtctcgccccgcagcgaaatcgaccagcctgaatccgttgtcggaggtagtgtcgtgcaggctgtatctcccgattatgccaccaaagatgtcttctcttcctagcttggcattaaaatctcctaagacaattttaatgtcatagccagggcactgctcatatgtcttgtccaagagctcgaagaacatatctttggtgtcttcatctttctcctctgttggggcaagcgcgcatattaggcttatgttggcgaatttagccttgatgcggattgtcgtgatgcgctcgctcacactgttgaaactcaagactttttgcctgagcctagttccaacaacaaatccacacccaaatagacgctgtctttgttctcggtagcagtcgccgtagtagatatcgcagtcttttagtttgcgtttacccggtccatcccatcgcacttcttggatggctgtaatatgtgcattgcagcagtttagggcttccgctaattgttcggctgcacgtggtctgctaagggacctaacattccacgtacatatccgaagttcgttgtccttatttcgtttgcgtgggttgtcaacagtgaatccgtccgtatccgaggcttgttgttgcttcgaaactatgatgtttttacgtggccaggaagtcaccccgacggcacaacccccaacctggagggccagatccttagtataactccaaggaaggggagccggatgaaccgctccttataggcctgggctccgaatatgtcgaagaagccctataaggtgttcactaagtagttcgaccttactggaactgtagacgccaccgttgattctatctcgagaattcgtccgctgccgcctggataaggagaggtgccttagtggaaacacctctccccccctctctcgtttgctgcccccaacaactttccactggggagaaaaatctccagttgaggtactaggcaccctatgttcaccgcggggaggtgagagtaggagttgatagacagaggtgggttttgagaaaaaacctgtggacgcttgtgtcctcttgaatgcacatgtctaccatttgaacatcgctGCGTCTGGGGTAGGAAAATTAGTGTTTAGTCCATTTTAGAACGAAATTTGAAACCATCAGTTGATGCTTTCAGTCTTGGGCAGAGTTGGATCTTTCAACAAGATAACGATCCCAAGCACGCGGCTCAGTTTGTGAAAGATGGGCTTCTATACCATGCTCCCAGACAACAGTACACACCGCCTCAAAGCCCAGACTTGAATGTTATTGAGCACGTGTGGGAGATTCTACAGCGAAAAATCCGAAAACATAATTCTAGCAGTGCTCCAATGCTTAAGGAGAAGCTCCAGGAAGAATGGCAAAATATTACATCCACTGAGCTCGAAAATGTAGTTTCTTCGATGCCCAGACGACTACTGGCAGTTATAGATGCTCGTGGTGacccaacaaaatattttttttgtttttaatttaagtcttgaagaccattttaatgttaatttacaTATCGTACGTAGACTTTTGTTAAtcattgttttttgtattttttgtaaataacattttaagtttataatgaATTCACTTGTTTTTTGtgtaatgttattaaaaaaacattttaaacaaaactgtatCATTACATTCGCTTACATTGGTTTCCAACTCCTTTTGATGGGAAAATAGTGGTCGTACGTAGACTTTTGTCAGCCACTGTATGACGAACCAGTTTTTTGAAGGTTTACTTAAAATTTCctacaaataaatgttatacAACATAACTTTGTGAACTTTATTTCTCAGGCGGATCACGACCCCTACGATACCCCCTCTGGATCCGCCTTTTGTTAAACGTGGATGGAGAAAAAAGCTGTTTTCCTCGAGCTTAATGTGAAAGGAAAtatatgatgaaaaaaatagtacttatattttttccaagaacTTTCTTTCAGTAAAACATACCCAACATACCCGAGAATCGATTCCTAgcttttaaaaaggatatttagtACTTTAGTATggccattattatttttttttaataattttacgaTTCTGTGTTTGATCTTTACTTTGCCTTTATTTAGGATTTATGTTTTCGATTTGCTGGTTAACAAGGCAATGTAGGCGGAAATCAAATTACACTTCTTCTGAGGTTTTCGATGGCTTTAGTTTGAATCCGACTAATTACGTCaggttttttaattataaccttttataattcgaaacaaaaatattatacttgcctttttgaggctatttaaattcatgaactagttttttttttcaataaaattcatggtaagtttacaaaattaaaactccttatttcattattcatttaaaaaaaaaattaaatatcttataaattttcccaaaaatccTCTCTAGTTGTAAGTCTTTAACTGCCATACATAAACGTTTAAAGAACGCTAAATAAGTTTAGCTAGTTTAGATTCAAAATCAACACCAAAAACTCTAAAACAAATCATTCGAAAACATTAAtgtattacattttttcaagCATAGTGAAGTGaagaccaacaatattttttaaaactaatgaaaaattcagaaaactaagtgagatactaaatttttttaaactgtatctagaaaatacaaatttttactttgcaaaCTTATCATACAATTTGTTATTAAggatttttgtatcatttttaaaatggctcattttttaaaactgtgatagaaaaatgtaaaatcgAGATTCAAATTAAGGATGTCcatcttttaatattatttcatttaaaaacaaatctaaataaatatactttattattatttttgtttacagtgGCCGAATGCAAAGAAAGATGGAAAAACCTGAGAGCATGCTTTACGAGACATTTAAAGCTGATAGCTTCCCCTGGATACTCTTCAATTGACAAAAAACCTTATTATTTAGCGGAACACTTGAACTTTCTTAAGCCTTTCACTAAATCTAGAACACAATTTTGTAAGTATTTTACTTAATAGTTAATGTATCTTATTTTCTTATTCAATATAATAACcatcatcttttttttagttagtGTTCCCAAGCTAAAGCCAAAACTATTGGCATCATTTACACCTAAGATTCATGAAAAAGAAGATAACCTATCAGAAACTGAACAACATTATAATGAAGTCACTGTAATGGATGAAAATGACCCAAATATTCAAGACTCTTCGGATACAAATTTAACACAAATTGATCCTCGTGTATGGAATTCTTTGGATGAAGTAAAGCCTACAGTTAGCAACAAAAGACATCGGGTTGATAATGAAGAACAAAATGTTGATGTTGCAGAAGATTTTCCCAAAAGAAGACAACTAGATACGTATTACGAAGAGGATTTGGATTTGTGTTTCTTTAAAAGTTTACTCCCAGACATAAGACAAATGAATTCCGATCAAAAAAGACGTTTTAAGGTTGGTGTTATAAATTTATCAGGAACAATTCTCAACGAAGGCATTGTACCGTTTCTTGATTATCAAACCATAAAAAGAGAGTATCAACAAATTGAACGAACTCTAGGGAATAATACACATTCCCAAACGTCCAACAATCTTCCCAAAACCGCATTGGCATCTCAATCGGGGACGACGCATAGGAGTGTATTTCCTTTGTTGGGCTCgaaaaataaagcaaatcaAAGCATGCAACAGATAGATCTTAACTCAATGCCAAACTATCAAGCAAACATAGAATATATTGATAATGAAAGTCGTCCAGGCTCAGTGCAATCAACATTATCATCTGATTCATCAATTCTcgaatttaaattaccaacggAAGAGTTGCAACCATTTCTTAAGTCTAATTTAAgaactacttaaaatatttacatataagaaacaaactatttatatataacaaatatttacaattagAAAAAGTACATGTAATTGTTATGATTTCGACCTTAAACACTAACTTCAAGTAAGTGGTTATTGGGTcgattttaagataaataaaacaagttgtatACGATTTATCAATAAGGTTGTATCTTTATTTAGCTACCCTTTGAATTacattaagtttaaaatataaaatcgcTTAATTGGCTTAATGGACGAAGGTTCCATTTTTCGATGACTTTGGTGCATAAACCAGGTTTAATTTGATCTATGACATCGATTATGTTACAAAGGCCGCGGTGGTTTGAAACTTATTCCCATAGACCAGCGGCTTAAGAAAGCCtccaaaaaaaatctaaaggcgctaaatcacatgatcttgatTGCCAATTTAAGTTGTGTTGACGTGAGATTATGTCTTGAGATGTGTAGTCAGTAGcaccatcctgttgaaaccatgTGTCTTCTGTGTCCATGTCATCCAATTCGTTCGGACCCAATATCCACACCAAATagtaactttatttaaatgtattgGCATCTCGTGAACCTCGCATGGATTAGTGTCGTCCCAAATCAGGCTACTTTTCTTATTCACGTACCCGTTCCACCAAAAATGGGCCTCatcgctaaagatgatttttcaacaaaaaaaaaacatcaaatggggtggcgcaacagtccgttgtgaaccagggcctagtgacttacaactctcaaccattcctgtgtgcgagtaatgttttcaggaatggaggggacctacaatttttatgccgaatccgaacggctagtttgagaaagcactttttcatgacaagaatattactcttgaaggatttgtcaattcctcgcaagaggcagtacccgcgaaaattaattttttttttttaaattaaggtggcacaggcagggattgaacccaagacctcttgcataacagtccaacgcacttttttttttttttttttttttttaaattcatttttattagttcaatcttaaacctatcttaaagctagacaaaaattcataaaactagcctaattatccataacttacaactaacttaatggtcccatacggacactctaagttaaactataacactaactactaatgcctttcggccctaagatctattttacttcattttaattttatttattttgtatttattagaaaattatgaggaaaaactaatatcaaggtctttttttatttttacttaaaaaactacttaaaattaggtccttaaataaaacttaaagctaacttaaactacctattctacctataaactacttaaaactagaacaaccacagcagcaaatctaacgtgttttgtttttatattttactgtcttttttgtatgtttttttttttttttccgttgattttttttgtttttaatttttttttttttttttctttttattttcttaatttttttaaattttttttttttttttgtgccaccatgcctattctacttaaaactaaaccctaaactataaaacaagtatgtaagccggccaaggcttaaaccccatcccgacctacccattatcaagtgccgattgaagccaccaaaactggttctcctgcttcaccctatcagttcggtcccgttcggacacagccctactgaaccgaaggagctccgctccgccttgtgccatgacgtcccgactgtacgggagtcgcctatccacggttcttcgtctgacgtggtagattaacggaactgccaatctatcctgtatcagaccgcatttatctaaaaagaggaatgcctctggtggaatgaacccgctcaagcgtgcactctcaaaatactcgtcgttcggataaaatgccccgaaaattaaattgttggtcgaagacatagctcttgcaatgtgacctcgaacg
This window of the Eupeodes corollae chromosome 3, idEupCoro1.1, whole genome shotgun sequence genome carries:
- the LOC129950292 gene encoding uncharacterized protein LOC129950292; protein product: MKDDPDTNVQFVKMIERNPCVYNRKSRDFSNKAEQDETWKMIGIEFDATVAECKERWKNLRACFTRHLKLIASPGYSSIDKKPYYLAEHLNFLKPFTKSRTQFFSVPKLKPKLLASFTPKIHEKEDNLSETEQHYNEVTVMDENDPNIQDSSDTNLTQIDPRVWNSLDEVKPTVSNKRHRVDNEEQNVDVAEDFPKRRQLDTYYEEDLDLCFFKSLLPDIRQMNSDQKRRFKVGVINLSGTILNEGIVPFLDYQTIKREYQQIERTLGNNTHSQTSNNLPKTALASQSGTTHRSVFPLLGSKNKANQSMQQIDLNSMPNYQANIEYIDNESRPGSVQSTLSSDSSILEFKLPTEELQPFLKSNLRTT